In Legionella cardiaca, a genomic segment contains:
- the epmB gene encoding EF-P beta-lysylation protein EpmB, producing the protein MRDTSVSWQKILAQGFATVNELLEFLSLPLTLGSTAAEKTFKTRVPRGFVARMQPGNPKDPLLLQVLATNEELEQIEGFISDPLAENAAILKSGLMHKYQGRVLLTLTGVCAINCRYCFRRHFPYQDNNPGREGWRAVLNYIRENNSIREVILSGGDPLLATNSVIKEFLQQLEGITHVQTLRFHTRVPVVLPERIDEEFLGLLNISRLRKVIVVHSNHANELDKSVEQVCVALRQAGCHLLNQSVLLKGVNDDVDSLVALSEKLFNCGVLPYYLHLLDKVSGAAHFDIPMETALAIYRQLQKKLPGYLLPRLAREEPGKESKTILI; encoded by the coding sequence ATGCGAGATACCTCTGTGAGTTGGCAAAAAATTTTGGCTCAAGGCTTTGCCACCGTCAATGAATTACTTGAGTTTTTATCATTACCGTTAACATTAGGCAGTACTGCTGCAGAAAAAACCTTCAAAACACGTGTTCCCCGTGGCTTTGTCGCTCGTATGCAACCGGGAAACCCAAAGGACCCGCTGTTGTTACAAGTACTAGCAACAAATGAAGAGCTTGAGCAAATAGAAGGATTTATTTCCGATCCACTTGCTGAAAATGCTGCAATACTTAAAAGCGGTTTAATGCACAAATACCAAGGACGTGTCCTGTTAACATTAACTGGCGTTTGTGCGATCAATTGTCGTTATTGTTTTAGACGTCATTTTCCTTATCAGGATAACAATCCAGGGCGAGAAGGATGGCGAGCTGTTCTTAACTATATCCGGGAAAATAATTCGATTCGTGAGGTTATTTTAAGTGGTGGTGACCCCTTATTGGCCACAAATTCTGTTATAAAAGAGTTTTTGCAGCAATTGGAAGGGATTACTCATGTACAAACCTTGCGTTTTCATACTCGAGTGCCTGTTGTACTTCCCGAGCGAATTGATGAAGAGTTTTTAGGATTACTAAATATTAGTCGTCTGCGCAAAGTTATCGTCGTCCACAGTAACCATGCGAATGAATTAGACAAGAGTGTAGAACAGGTTTGCGTGGCATTACGACAAGCGGGCTGTCATTTGCTTAATCAATCAGTCTTGCTAAAAGGTGTCAACGATGATGTTGATAGTTTAGTGGCGTTAAGTGAAAAATTATTTAACTGTGGTGTATTACCCTATTATCTTCATCTATTGGATAAAGTCAGTGGTGCTGCTCATTTTGATATTCCCATGGAAACGGCTTTAGCTATCTATCGGCAATTACAAAAAAAACTTCCTGGCTATTTGTTACCGCGTTTAGCACGCGAGGAGCCAGGAAAAGAAAGTAAAACAATTTTAATTTGA
- the efp gene encoding elongation factor P encodes MAIYSTNEFKNGLKVMVDNAPCSIVDCEFVKPGKGQAFTRVKIRNLKTGRVVERTYKSGETLPSADVADVEMQYLYNDGEHWHFMVPDTFEQYAVGPEAIADAAQWLKEQDLCVVTLWNNEAIQVMPPNFVILAITETDPGLKGDTSGGGGKPATLETGAVVRVPLFVQTGELIKVDTRKGEYVSRAKE; translated from the coding sequence ATGGCAATCTATAGTACCAATGAATTTAAAAATGGTTTAAAAGTTATGGTTGATAATGCACCTTGTAGCATTGTCGATTGTGAATTTGTTAAACCGGGAAAAGGACAAGCATTTACCCGCGTAAAAATTCGCAACTTGAAAACAGGGCGAGTTGTTGAACGCACCTATAAATCAGGGGAAACATTACCTTCGGCTGACGTAGCCGATGTGGAAATGCAATATTTATATAATGATGGTGAGCATTGGCATTTTATGGTCCCTGATACTTTTGAACAATATGCAGTAGGACCAGAGGCTATTGCTGATGCAGCTCAGTGGCTCAAAGAACAAGATCTTTGTGTCGTCACCTTATGGAATAATGAAGCAATTCAAGTCATGCCACCGAATTTTGTAATTCTTGCGATTACTGAAACTGATCCTGGACTGAAAGGCGATACATCAGGTGGTGGCGGCAAACCAGCTACGCTTGAAACTGGGGCAGTCGTTCGTGTACCTCTATTCGTTCAGACGGGTGAATTAATCAAAGTGGATACTCGCAAAGGAGAATATGTATCGCGAGCTAAAGAATAA
- a CDS encoding ATP-grasp domain-containing protein, with amino-acid sequence MKGWILYKRSQQELSEVDHGVNRLLSAAANLQIELKVYKPEQFELVVTREDKKSILLDGERVSLPDFIIPRLGAEASYFALAVVRQLEKSGVYTCNDTNAIETVGDKMLLSQLFAQSDLPFPKTMLVKFPVPVSVVEREIGFPLVIKNISGARGVGIHLCESSSSFRDLIELIASHGGSHQMILQEFIATSYGRDLRVFVLGGEVIGCMQRTAKDSFKANYSLGAEVTPYPLTPEIEQLAMTCARLFNLEIAGIDLLFAEQGFKICEANSSPGFKGMELATGKDIATQILNYVMNAASKKKH; translated from the coding sequence ATGAAAGGTTGGATTCTATATAAACGTAGTCAACAAGAATTGTCTGAAGTCGATCATGGTGTTAATCGCCTGTTATCGGCGGCAGCTAATCTGCAAATTGAGTTAAAAGTTTATAAGCCTGAACAATTTGAACTTGTGGTTACCCGAGAAGATAAAAAAAGTATCTTGCTTGACGGAGAGCGAGTTTCTTTACCTGATTTCATAATACCTCGTTTAGGAGCTGAGGCTAGCTATTTTGCTCTTGCCGTTGTTCGGCAATTGGAAAAATCAGGTGTCTATACCTGTAATGATACCAATGCAATTGAAACCGTAGGGGATAAGATGTTGCTCAGTCAATTATTTGCCCAAAGTGATCTCCCCTTTCCAAAGACTATGCTTGTGAAGTTTCCTGTACCAGTTTCGGTGGTTGAACGCGAGATAGGCTTTCCTTTAGTAATTAAAAATATTTCTGGTGCAAGAGGAGTTGGCATTCATCTTTGTGAGTCATCCAGCAGTTTTAGAGACCTAATCGAATTAATTGCAAGTCATGGTGGTAGTCATCAAATGATCTTGCAAGAGTTTATTGCCACCAGTTATGGGCGTGATCTACGAGTTTTCGTGCTCGGAGGAGAGGTGATTGGTTGTATGCAGAGAACTGCCAAAGATAGTTTTAAAGCAAATTATTCCTTAGGCGCAGAGGTTACTCCTTATCCACTCACTCCCGAAATTGAGCAGCTTGCAATGACTTGCGCTCGCTTATTTAATCTGGAAATTGCGGGCATTGATTTATTATTTGCTGAGCAAGGGTTTAAAATTTGTGAAGCAAATTCGTCACCGGGTTTTAAAGGAATGGAGTTAGCCACTGGAAAGGATATCGCGACGCAAATTTTAAATTATGTTATGAATGCTGCTTCAAAGAAAAAACATTAG
- a CDS encoding YajQ family cyclic di-GMP-binding protein, protein MPSFDIVSEINKVELRHAVDNAAREMGTRFDFRGVDSSIELNELVVTLKSESDFQVRQLEDLFRNHCTKRGVDTGGVEIEDEPVHSGKTYSLTMTFKQGIDQPTAKDIVKLIKDSKLKVQSSIQGEKVRVTGKKRDDLQDVMALLKKSDIKLPLQFENFRD, encoded by the coding sequence ATGCCTTCTTTTGATATCGTTTCAGAAATTAATAAAGTTGAATTACGTCATGCAGTAGATAACGCTGCGAGAGAAATGGGCACGCGGTTCGATTTTCGCGGAGTAGATTCGAGCATAGAACTTAACGAGCTGGTTGTCACACTTAAGTCAGAATCGGATTTTCAGGTTCGTCAATTAGAGGATTTATTTCGTAATCACTGTACAAAGCGCGGAGTAGATACCGGCGGCGTTGAAATTGAGGATGAACCTGTACATAGTGGCAAAACTTATTCGCTCACAATGACATTTAAACAAGGTATTGACCAACCCACAGCGAAGGATATTGTAAAACTAATTAAGGATAGTAAATTAAAAGTCCAAAGCTCTATTCAGGGAGAAAAAGTCCGGGTGACAGGTAAAAAGCGCGATGATTTACAAGATGTTATGGCGTTATTGAAGAAATCTGACATTAAATTGCCGTTGCAGTTTGAAAACTTTCGCGATTAA
- a CDS encoding DUF2269 family protein, translating to MMTYLWLKLIHIISSTFLFGTGLGSAFYMFMANQKRDDLTHLLRTTRNVVIADFIFTTPAVLIQPLTGFAMIYLAGFPLQSFWIIVSILLYIIIGLCWIPVVFIQIRLQKIIERTIVHQQSLPDAYHRLYRIWFLLGWPAFIGVLMIFYLMVIKIT from the coding sequence ATGATGACTTATCTATGGCTTAAGTTAATTCATATTATTAGTTCGACTTTTCTGTTTGGTACGGGTTTAGGGTCCGCATTTTATATGTTTATGGCAAATCAAAAACGTGATGACTTAACGCATTTATTACGGACAACCAGGAATGTAGTGATAGCCGATTTTATTTTTACAACTCCAGCGGTATTGATCCAACCGTTGACCGGTTTTGCAATGATTTATTTAGCAGGCTTTCCTTTACAGAGTTTCTGGATTATTGTGTCTATATTGCTATACATTATCATTGGCCTATGCTGGATTCCTGTGGTTTTTATTCAAATAAGGTTACAGAAAATAATTGAAAGGACGATTGTCCATCAACAAAGTCTGCCTGACGCTTATCATCGTTTATACCGAATTTGGTTTCTCTTGGGATGGCCTGCATTTATTGGTGTACTGATGATTTTTTATTTAATGGTTATTAAAATTACCTAA
- a CDS encoding saccharopine dehydrogenase NADP-binding domain-containing protein: MGWKALVKRKAKTNNHFIEQVMQKSVLILGGYGNFGRRIAQSLCLAEVAVIIAGRDPLKAKQFCDELRLQYHDAAINAISMDVTKDIGMILKEWQPTVVINTCGPFQMTDYHIAINCIENGVNYIDLADGRDFVCGISKLDNIAKAHNVLVVSGASSVPGLSSAIVKHFQPEFTQINSLQYGIATVQKFSRGYATAKAILTYLGKPCRPPGGESKGFYGWQGLHRIKYPEMGTRWMGLCDVPDLDLLPQHFGIKKISFSAGMESSFLHLGMWLVSWLVRFGLPISLPRHTQFLINVGHCFDWQSSDDSGMHLFMKGLDLQGNELEIKCFILAKEAAGPHIPTVPAIILAKQLVYNQLSLKGALPCIALVSLKDYLAELSDLPIKMQIWRNDDLSMA; encoded by the coding sequence ATGGGTTGGAAAGCCTTAGTAAAACGAAAGGCTAAGACAAATAATCATTTTATTGAGCAAGTAATGCAAAAGTCAGTGTTAATTTTAGGTGGCTATGGCAATTTCGGTCGACGTATTGCCCAATCTCTATGCCTAGCGGAAGTTGCTGTCATTATTGCCGGTCGCGATCCTCTTAAAGCGAAGCAATTTTGTGATGAACTACGTCTGCAATATCACGATGCCGCCATTAATGCGATATCCATGGATGTTACAAAAGATATAGGAATGATATTAAAAGAATGGCAACCGACGGTTGTAATTAATACCTGTGGTCCTTTTCAAATGACTGACTACCATATTGCAATAAACTGCATTGAGAATGGAGTCAATTATATCGATTTGGCTGATGGCCGTGATTTTGTTTGTGGTATCAGCAAACTAGACAACATTGCTAAAGCCCATAACGTTTTGGTTGTTAGTGGTGCGAGTAGTGTTCCTGGTTTATCTTCAGCCATTGTTAAACATTTTCAACCTGAATTTACCCAAATAAATTCTCTGCAATATGGCATTGCAACCGTGCAAAAATTCTCACGGGGTTATGCAACAGCAAAAGCAATCCTGACTTATCTGGGTAAACCGTGTCGACCTCCTGGGGGAGAGAGTAAAGGCTTTTACGGTTGGCAAGGCTTGCATCGCATCAAGTATCCTGAAATGGGCACACGGTGGATGGGATTGTGTGATGTTCCTGATCTTGATCTATTACCACAGCATTTTGGAATTAAAAAAATAAGTTTTTCGGCAGGAATGGAAAGTAGTTTTTTGCATTTGGGAATGTGGCTGGTTTCCTGGCTAGTTAGATTTGGTCTACCCATTTCTCTACCCAGGCATACGCAATTTTTAATTAATGTCGGACATTGTTTTGATTGGCAAAGTAGTGATGATAGTGGCATGCATCTATTTATGAAAGGCTTGGATTTGCAAGGTAATGAACTGGAAATTAAATGTTTTATTTTGGCAAAGGAAGCTGCAGGTCCCCATATTCCTACAGTACCTGCAATCATTTTGGCTAAGCAATTAGTCTACAACCAATTAAGTTTAAAGGGGGCGTTACCTTGTATCGCTTTGGTAAGTCTAAAGGATTACCTGGCTGAGTTAAGCGATCTGCCAATTAAAATGCAAATTTGGAGAAATGATGACTTATCTATGGCTTAA
- a CDS encoding HPF/RaiA family ribosome-associated protein — MKLPIQVIFRNMDHSAAAEEKARTLAEKLERYFDKIMSCRVVIESPHRHHHKGKLYHVRIDLTVPDAELVVSREPSEHHEHEDVYVAIRDAFNAIKKQLMTYVEQRRGHVKHHENHFYGRVLEVCPPADYGYIETPEGRQVRFSSQSMIDYDFEKLEIGDRVRFAVVENAGELVASTVYIESLTHS; from the coding sequence ATGAAGCTTCCTATTCAAGTAATATTTCGCAATATGGACCATTCCGCTGCAGCTGAAGAGAAAGCACGTACACTCGCCGAAAAACTGGAACGTTATTTTGATAAAATAATGAGTTGTCGCGTCGTCATTGAATCACCTCATCGTCATCATCATAAAGGCAAACTTTATCACGTTCGTATTGATTTAACCGTCCCAGATGCCGAACTGGTAGTTAGTCGCGAACCATCAGAACATCATGAACATGAGGACGTCTATGTGGCCATTCGCGATGCATTTAATGCCATTAAAAAGCAATTAATGACCTATGTTGAGCAAAGGCGTGGGCATGTGAAACATCATGAGAATCATTTTTATGGACGCGTTCTGGAAGTCTGTCCGCCAGCTGATTATGGTTACATTGAAACGCCGGAAGGTCGCCAAGTCCGCTTCAGCAGCCAAAGTATGATTGATTATGACTTCGAAAAACTTGAAATAGGAGACCGTGTTCGCTTTGCTGTGGTTGAAAATGCTGGCGAACTCGTTGCCAGCACTGTTTACATCGAGAGTTTAACGCACAGTTAG
- a CDS encoding CBS domain-containing protein, with the protein MRVGQFCNREVVMMHGDESVKVAAALMRSHHVGDVVLVEEKEGKKFPIGIISDRDLVVEVMVPGLKPEELAASDIITHSLFVVHEDDSLFDALDLMREKAIRRLPVIDADEVLIGIITLDDITDLLAEMLGNVADVVERQRELETKQRP; encoded by the coding sequence ATGCGTGTTGGTCAATTCTGTAATCGCGAAGTAGTTATGATGCATGGCGATGAGTCTGTAAAGGTAGCCGCGGCACTGATGCGTTCACATCATGTTGGGGATGTAGTTTTGGTGGAAGAAAAAGAGGGTAAAAAATTCCCTATTGGCATTATATCTGATCGTGATCTTGTTGTTGAAGTGATGGTTCCCGGCCTCAAACCCGAAGAATTAGCAGCCAGTGACATTATTACTCATTCCCTTTTTGTCGTTCATGAAGACGATAGCCTTTTTGATGCGCTTGATCTTATGCGCGAAAAAGCTATTCGCCGTTTACCTGTTATCGATGCAGATGAAGTACTCATTGGTATCATTACTCTTGATGACATTACCGATCTGTTGGCTGAAATGTTAGGAAATGTTGCTGATGTAGTTGAGCGACAGCGCGAACTTGAAACAAAACAAAGACCCTAA
- a CDS encoding penicillin-binding transpeptidase domain-containing protein translates to MKKLLSFLLATVSLSAFAKGISSQEYAQQFKNYNACFILYSVNEHKIISEYNPENRCSERISPNSTFKIPLSLMAFNQGIINQKTVFKWHGEKGVIPEHEQDQTANSWLKYSVVWVSQQLTPRLGYARIKHYLASFDYGNQDFSGDPGKNNGLTFAWLSSSLKISAVEQLNFLKAMLTNELAINNKAVADTKKNLYQGKLANGADYYGKTGSGRHGHNEREANPSKLREGWFVGFIEKGTQQYIFVSNLSDKNPPAPNDKSYGSALLKPITLKLLNDYFSG, encoded by the coding sequence ATGAAGAAATTACTATCATTCCTACTGGCAACTGTGTCGTTAAGTGCCTTTGCTAAAGGAATATCCTCCCAAGAATATGCTCAACAATTTAAAAACTATAATGCATGTTTCATTCTTTATAGCGTTAATGAACATAAAATAATTAGTGAATATAATCCGGAAAATCGCTGCAGCGAACGTATTTCACCTAATTCTACTTTTAAAATCCCTTTGTCCTTGATGGCATTTAACCAAGGTATTATTAATCAAAAAACCGTATTTAAATGGCATGGTGAAAAAGGCGTAATCCCTGAGCATGAACAGGATCAGACAGCCAATAGCTGGCTCAAATATTCCGTTGTTTGGGTATCGCAACAGCTTACACCTCGGTTGGGTTATGCACGTATCAAGCATTATTTAGCAAGTTTTGATTATGGCAATCAGGATTTTAGTGGCGATCCCGGTAAAAACAACGGCCTTACTTTTGCATGGTTAAGTAGTAGCTTAAAAATATCTGCGGTTGAACAACTAAATTTCTTAAAGGCCATGTTAACTAATGAGTTAGCAATCAATAATAAAGCCGTCGCCGATACCAAGAAAAATTTGTATCAAGGCAAACTGGCGAATGGCGCAGATTATTATGGCAAAACAGGCAGTGGTAGACACGGTCACAATGAAAGAGAAGCGAACCCTAGCAAATTACGTGAAGGCTGGTTTGTAGGTTTCATTGAAAAAGGGACACAGCAATATATTTTTGTAAGTAATTTGAGTGATAAAAATCCTCCTGCACCCAATGATAAATCTTATGGTAGCGCATTATTGAAACCTATCACTCTAAAACTATTAAATGACTATTTTAGCGGCTAA
- a CDS encoding outer membrane protein → MAGTMGPEIKTIRWVGSVSAGPAWADNAKSQTIELTPEIIKTYAARKSTETLAAGELFLGLQKGLPYQFQGQLGLALAAAGNAELSGDVWDDADPQFNNFVYSYKIKHSHIALKGKLLADRGFWVIPWISGSVGVGFNKAYDFHSTPTIFEALPVPDFISHTKTAFSYTLGAGIQKALGSNFQIGVGYEFADWGKSELGRAMGQTLNTGLRLNHLYTNGVMFNISYVG, encoded by the coding sequence ATGGCGGGTACAATGGGACCTGAAATTAAAACCATCCGGTGGGTGGGAAGTGTGAGTGCCGGACCAGCATGGGCTGATAATGCCAAGAGTCAAACAATTGAATTAACCCCAGAAATCATAAAAACTTACGCTGCCAGAAAATCCACTGAGACTTTAGCAGCAGGTGAATTATTTCTCGGCTTGCAGAAAGGACTCCCTTATCAATTTCAGGGCCAACTTGGTCTTGCACTGGCTGCTGCAGGAAATGCGGAATTATCTGGCGACGTTTGGGATGATGCTGATCCACAATTCAATAATTTTGTGTACAGTTATAAAATAAAGCACAGCCATATTGCCCTGAAAGGCAAGCTATTGGCCGATAGAGGTTTTTGGGTAATTCCCTGGATTAGTGGCAGTGTTGGTGTCGGCTTTAACAAAGCGTATGATTTCCACAGCACGCCAACCATTTTTGAAGCACTACCAGTACCTGATTTCATTTCACATACTAAAACAGCCTTTAGCTATACTCTAGGGGCAGGTATTCAAAAAGCATTAGGCTCTAATTTTCAAATCGGTGTGGGCTATGAATTTGCTGATTGGGGGAAGAGTGAGCTTGGTCGTGCTATGGGGCAAACACTCAATACGGGTTTAAGGCTTAATCATCTCTATACGAATGGGGTGATGTTTAATATTAGCTATGTGGGGTAG
- a CDS encoding Ku protein, whose product MAKSIWKGEISFGLVSIPVSLISTEENNDLHFHLLDSKTKSRVRYQRVSEETGKEVAWSDVVKGYEYDKDSYIIVDEKAFEKASPDLFKTIDIEEFVDLDEIDTLYFTKPYYLVPESKNKKAYVLLREVLKKTNKVGVAKAIIRTKESLSLILPHENALLLYLIHFSDEIRQEDELNVPREDLKTYKVSEKELKMATELVNDMTNKWKPEKYHNEYRETLQKWLDQQTAKESKASKKAKHVVKAEDSVIDFISLLKESMNKKELKKSTTEKAKTIAKRRKS is encoded by the coding sequence ATGGCAAAATCAATTTGGAAAGGAGAAATTTCATTTGGGTTAGTTTCTATTCCTGTCTCATTAATATCCACTGAAGAAAACAATGATCTTCATTTTCACCTTCTTGATTCCAAAACTAAATCGCGGGTGCGTTATCAGCGAGTTAGTGAGGAAACAGGCAAAGAAGTCGCATGGTCAGATGTTGTCAAAGGCTATGAATATGATAAAGATAGCTACATTATTGTTGATGAAAAAGCATTTGAAAAAGCGAGTCCTGATTTATTTAAAACTATTGATATTGAGGAGTTCGTTGACTTAGATGAAATTGATACACTTTATTTTACGAAGCCTTATTATTTGGTTCCTGAAAGTAAGAATAAAAAGGCTTATGTACTCCTACGAGAAGTCTTAAAAAAAACGAATAAAGTTGGCGTGGCTAAAGCTATTATTCGCACCAAAGAATCATTAAGTTTAATTTTACCTCATGAAAATGCCTTATTACTTTATTTAATCCATTTTAGTGACGAAATTCGTCAGGAAGATGAGTTAAATGTACCTAGAGAAGACCTTAAAACTTATAAGGTCTCTGAGAAAGAATTAAAAATGGCTACGGAATTGGTTAATGACATGACGAATAAGTGGAAACCTGAAAAATACCACAATGAATACCGTGAAACCCTACAAAAATGGTTGGATCAACAAACAGCTAAAGAAAGTAAAGCCAGTAAAAAAGCTAAGCATGTTGTTAAAGCGGAAGATTCTGTCATTGATTTTATTTCTTTACTCAAAGAAAGTATGAATAAAAAAGAATTAAAAAAATCCACAACTGAAAAAGCCAAAACGATTGCCAAACGGAGAAAATCTTAA
- a CDS encoding GNAT family N-acetyltransferase yields MILFSSVLGEHKLTFTKLSKCLNHLTVAAIWAETEWGYIRNKGIESRKKILLDMSESVYVGTLADKPVAMFALVEQESLPIKEEWEKLPAVRQLMYVYVEKNYRGLGFGQQILKEAKKQATLLGADLILLDTLKPGLNRMYMKEGAEFVCENQLFSHPTDVLKMTL; encoded by the coding sequence ATGATCTTGTTTAGTTCTGTTTTGGGCGAGCATAAACTTACATTTACTAAGCTTTCAAAATGCCTCAACCATTTGACTGTCGCAGCGATTTGGGCGGAAACTGAGTGGGGTTATATACGTAATAAAGGCATCGAGTCGCGTAAAAAAATACTGTTAGATATGAGTGAGAGTGTGTATGTAGGCACATTGGCTGACAAGCCTGTAGCCATGTTTGCCTTAGTGGAACAGGAGAGTTTGCCAATAAAGGAAGAATGGGAAAAACTCCCTGCCGTGCGACAACTCATGTATGTTTATGTCGAAAAAAATTACCGAGGTTTGGGTTTTGGTCAGCAGATTCTTAAGGAAGCTAAAAAACAAGCGACCTTGTTAGGTGCTGATTTAATATTGTTAGATACGTTAAAACCTGGTTTAAATAGAATGTACATGAAAGAGGGGGCTGAATTTGTTTGTGAAAATCAATTATTTTCACATCCGACAGATGTCTTAAAAATGACTCTCTAA